A genomic segment from Pediococcus acidilactici encodes:
- a CDS encoding AAA family ATPase, translated as MKIKRIEIYGFGKWQNVTFDLQNDLQVFYGMNEAGKSTLRQFIYSVFFGFAQGRGSNKYLKYVPKKGRGSAGYGGAIEIEYQDHPYRIERVKGKNGGTVTIKDLIDQSSVSPDFLGEILGPIDQHTYERLLGFNQSDLDDFNDLGNRDDLRRHILRMGAVGSEEWIQFEKDLKKDADKMHTASSRTRELDKKVKHYEQAKQHLQDDRDQLPDYQSAKALEDQNRTELQGVRQRINQLSKQTSHQQTLVDAWNNYHQILTLRQRVQNASKADLQLDLGQVSRLVDQIRKLTENVQRTQQKLRELPANPQKPGNLEQLTDLQAKLPVAQVNHDELIKAQQRQTALTNQLTELQENNSVDLNQLKPMDSATLKQVKQLLQKQAQTAAEVNQLRSVPVRTSTTTGRAANVNLIWGVGIVLAAVDFFLPINVIVKLILLVVIALGGYGFAKQTGRSEQPDSESMDALQTAEENNRQINDKLHQVGVQTGFDVVPATEWVLLQSEVVSYQQIKQELADLKHRQQTLQEKLADFWRTATAVLQIDAAGSQPTLEELTERVTKQIQQIQHQQSEVQTRKILTQNLGEQQTELKQAQDKFGQLATPPLDDHFDEWLAQLTETQKQAVRLRDLEKTVAPELQEELQKYTDFTELKEQQAVLTEQLQQLKAQEQALMDERTQRIGELTGLKNQIDILNEQQALAEEETELKDLIDEWLTLQLGAKWVDETLGVATKGRLPLIIQQANEYFAKITNGHYQQVEFDSDDAIHVIDQTGQAYELGELSKGTLEQLYISIRFAFMQAFADTVDLPIIIDDAFVAFDDRRLAETFGLLKQIAKQTQIIYFSAKREVYQLVDQHNVVNLNEK; from the coding sequence ATGAAAATCAAGCGAATTGAAATCTACGGATTTGGAAAATGGCAGAACGTAACCTTTGACTTACAAAATGACTTGCAAGTTTTTTACGGGATGAACGAAGCAGGAAAATCAACGTTACGACAATTTATTTATAGCGTCTTTTTTGGGTTTGCTCAGGGAAGGGGAAGCAACAAATATTTGAAATACGTACCTAAAAAAGGCCGCGGTTCGGCTGGTTATGGGGGTGCAATTGAAATTGAATACCAAGATCACCCATATCGAATTGAACGTGTGAAGGGGAAAAATGGTGGTACGGTAACCATTAAAGACTTAATTGACCAAAGCTCGGTCAGTCCGGACTTCCTAGGAGAAATTTTAGGCCCAATTGATCAACATACATACGAACGCCTATTAGGGTTCAACCAGAGTGATTTGGACGACTTTAACGATTTGGGAAACCGCGACGATTTAAGGCGACACATTTTAAGAATGGGCGCCGTGGGTAGTGAAGAATGGATCCAGTTTGAAAAAGACCTGAAAAAAGATGCCGATAAAATGCATACGGCTAGTTCGCGAACCCGTGAACTGGACAAGAAAGTTAAGCATTACGAACAAGCCAAGCAACATTTACAAGACGATCGGGACCAGCTTCCCGACTATCAAAGCGCCAAAGCTTTGGAAGACCAAAATCGCACGGAACTGCAAGGGGTTCGCCAACGGATCAATCAGTTGTCTAAGCAGACTAGTCATCAACAAACGTTGGTAGACGCCTGGAATAATTACCACCAGATTCTTACTCTGCGGCAACGGGTGCAAAACGCTTCAAAAGCAGATTTGCAATTAGACTTAGGTCAAGTTAGTCGGCTAGTGGACCAAATTCGAAAACTAACGGAAAATGTACAACGTACTCAGCAAAAATTGCGGGAGTTACCTGCCAACCCGCAAAAACCAGGTAACTTAGAGCAATTAACTGATTTACAAGCTAAGTTGCCGGTTGCGCAGGTTAACCACGACGAATTAATTAAGGCACAGCAACGCCAGACCGCGTTAACGAACCAGTTGACTGAACTACAAGAAAATAATTCGGTAGACTTAAATCAATTAAAACCGATGGATTCGGCAACGTTGAAGCAAGTTAAACAACTCCTGCAAAAGCAAGCTCAAACGGCTGCTGAAGTTAACCAATTAAGAAGTGTACCTGTCCGAACTTCCACAACTACGGGAAGAGCGGCCAACGTGAATTTGATTTGGGGCGTGGGCATTGTTTTAGCTGCCGTAGACTTTTTCTTACCAATTAACGTAATCGTTAAATTAATTTTGTTGGTCGTGATTGCTTTGGGCGGTTATGGTTTTGCTAAGCAAACTGGACGGTCCGAACAGCCAGATTCTGAATCAATGGATGCTTTACAAACCGCAGAAGAAAATAACCGACAAATCAACGACAAGCTTCACCAAGTTGGGGTACAGACTGGTTTTGACGTGGTGCCAGCAACGGAATGGGTATTATTACAAAGTGAGGTAGTTAGTTACCAACAAATTAAACAAGAATTAGCCGACCTCAAGCACCGGCAACAAACCTTACAAGAAAAGCTTGCTGATTTTTGGCGGACAGCCACTGCCGTATTGCAGATTGATGCGGCCGGCTCCCAACCAACTTTAGAAGAACTTACTGAACGGGTGACAAAGCAAATCCAACAAATTCAACATCAGCAAAGTGAAGTGCAAACCCGCAAAATTTTGACCCAAAATTTAGGGGAACAACAAACTGAATTAAAGCAAGCTCAAGATAAGTTTGGACAATTGGCAACTCCGCCGCTGGATGATCATTTTGATGAGTGGCTAGCCCAATTGACCGAAACGCAAAAACAGGCGGTCCGGTTGCGAGACTTAGAAAAAACGGTCGCCCCCGAACTCCAAGAGGAATTGCAAAAATATACGGACTTTACTGAGCTAAAAGAACAACAAGCGGTGTTAACAGAGCAATTACAACAATTAAAGGCTCAAGAACAAGCCCTGATGGATGAACGAACCCAGCGAATCGGAGAGTTAACCGGATTAAAGAACCAAATTGATATTTTAAATGAGCAACAGGCCCTTGCCGAAGAAGAAACTGAGCTAAAAGATTTAATTGACGAGTGGTTAACGCTACAATTAGGGGCAAAGTGGGTTGATGAAACGCTGGGGGTGGCCACTAAAGGACGGCTACCGTTGATTATTCAACAAGCCAACGAATACTTTGCTAAAATCACGAACGGACATTACCAGCAGGTTGAATTTGATAGTGACGACGCCATCCACGTGATTGACCAAACCGGACAAGCCTATGAACTAGGGGAATTATCCAAGGGAACTTTGGAACAATTATATATTTCCATCCGGTTTGCGTTTATGCAGGCGTTCGCGGATACGGTAGATTTGCCAATTATTATTGACGATGCTTTTGTGGCTTTTGACGACCGTCGTTTGGCAGAGACTTTTGGTTTATTAAAGCAAATTGCTAAGCAAACTCAAATTATTTATTTCTCAGCGAAAAGGGAAGTTTATCAACTAGTCGACCAGCATAACGTAGTGAATTTAAACGAAAAATAA
- a CDS encoding HD domain-containing protein, producing the protein MTKKLIDFQNDEEMELFVLIKNAEKRVTKTGKDFISLVFQDRSGEIRGNYWDAKPADFEQFQSGRVVLLKGKRETYKGAPQVKIMAMRLATEEEPDDPTTYTEKAPVSASELREAFAQLVFEINNPDWNRVVRYLLKKYDQQFFSFPAAKSNHHAFEGGLAFHTLSIVKLAKAVAQQYENIDQSLLIAGAILHDLGKTIELSGPVATQYTVEGNLLGHIVIIDEEVVEAAQALKIDPNGESMVLLRHLLVSHHGLREYGSPIEPHMLEAVVLHSLDDLDAQIQMVSGALKNTDEGHFSERIFGMDGRRFYKPQVK; encoded by the coding sequence TTGACTAAGAAGTTAATTGATTTTCAAAATGATGAAGAAATGGAACTTTTTGTCTTGATTAAAAACGCTGAAAAGCGGGTAACTAAAACTGGTAAAGATTTTATCTCACTAGTTTTTCAAGACCGGTCGGGCGAAATTCGCGGAAATTATTGGGACGCTAAGCCAGCCGATTTTGAACAATTTCAATCAGGACGCGTGGTACTTTTAAAAGGAAAGCGTGAAACGTATAAGGGAGCACCCCAGGTTAAAATTATGGCAATGCGTCTAGCAACGGAAGAAGAACCTGACGATCCCACCACGTATACTGAAAAAGCTCCCGTATCGGCGAGCGAATTACGGGAAGCTTTTGCGCAATTAGTATTTGAAATCAACAATCCGGATTGGAACCGGGTGGTACGTTATCTATTAAAGAAGTATGATCAGCAGTTTTTCAGTTTTCCAGCGGCCAAATCTAATCACCACGCCTTTGAAGGCGGGCTGGCTTTCCATACTTTATCAATCGTGAAACTAGCTAAGGCGGTTGCACAGCAGTACGAAAATATTGACCAATCGCTATTAATTGCCGGCGCAATTTTACACGACTTAGGTAAAACCATCGAATTGTCAGGGCCGGTAGCTACCCAATACACTGTTGAAGGTAACCTTCTGGGGCACATCGTAATTATTGATGAAGAAGTGGTGGAAGCTGCGCAAGCATTAAAAATTGATCCAAATGGCGAATCAATGGTATTATTGCGCCACTTGTTAGTTTCCCACCATGGGCTGCGCGAATACGGTTCGCCAATTGAACCACACATGTTAGAAGCGGTAGTATTGCATTCGTTAGATGATTTAGATGCCCAAATCCAAATGGTATCGGGGGCATTAAAGAATACGGACGAAGGTCATTTCAGTGAGCGGATTTTTGGGATGGACGGGCGTCGTTTCTACAAACCACAAGTTAAGTAA
- a CDS encoding peptidylprolyl isomerase, producing MKKVLLGFASIAMAFTLAACGSKTVATTSGGKITQDEYYSSLKDTSNGKQVLQEMIVNKVLEKQYGDKVTKKAVDKQYNTYKDQYGSSFKDVLASNGMTESSLRKQIRSNLLLKEAVKDIDKISNSDLKKEWKSYQPKVTVAQILVSKKSTAEDVIKQLNDGKDFAKLAKKYSTDSSSKNKGGKIAPFDDTNTTLDSDFKDAAFKLDEGKYTTKPVKTQYGYQVIKMIDKPAKGKMSDHTKELKERIWNKDMSDSATLRKVITKVLKKGNVTIKDKDLKNVLDDYLGSSSSSSSSK from the coding sequence ATGAAAAAAGTTTTACTTGGATTCGCTAGCATTGCGATGGCTTTTACCTTAGCAGCGTGTGGTAGCAAGACCGTTGCCACTACTTCAGGTGGTAAAATTACTCAAGATGAGTACTACAGTAGTTTGAAGGACACTTCAAATGGTAAGCAAGTTTTACAAGAAATGATTGTTAACAAGGTTCTTGAAAAACAATACGGGGACAAAGTTACCAAAAAGGCTGTTGACAAGCAATACAATACTTATAAAGATCAATACGGTTCTTCATTCAAGGACGTTTTGGCTTCAAACGGGATGACCGAATCTTCTTTACGTAAGCAAATTCGTTCTAACCTACTATTGAAGGAAGCCGTTAAGGACATCGACAAGATTAGCAATTCTGATCTTAAAAAGGAATGGAAATCATACCAACCAAAGGTTACCGTAGCGCAAATCTTAGTTTCTAAAAAATCAACTGCCGAAGACGTAATCAAACAACTTAACGACGGTAAGGATTTTGCTAAGTTAGCGAAGAAGTACTCTACTGATTCTTCAAGCAAGAACAAGGGTGGTAAAATCGCTCCATTTGACGATACCAACACTACTTTAGATTCTGACTTTAAGGACGCCGCATTCAAACTTGACGAAGGCAAGTACACTACTAAGCCAGTTAAGACACAATACGGTTACCAAGTAATCAAGATGATCGACAAGCCTGCTAAGGGTAAGATGTCCGACCATACTAAAGAATTAAAGGAACGGATCTGGAATAAAGACATGAGTGATAGTGCTACCCTTCGTAAAGTAATTACTAAGGTACTTAAGAAAGGTAACGTTACTATTAAGGATAAGGACCTTAAGAACGTCTTAGACGACTACTTAGGTAGTTCTTCATCTTCATCAAGCAGCAAATAA
- a CDS encoding chromosome segregation protein SMC yields the protein MAKDKRHPWLKGIVGSWIGWQSVKYVSQHPHFLRDLKHSVKAYAQAISDFVDSLQSLRLNMAQVRVELKKSEKTLNEIQQSVDRFQYKLKPRMAKINELQNHLSNELNQVQKEVVDKKRK from the coding sequence ATGGCAAAAGATAAACGACACCCTTGGTTAAAGGGAATTGTGGGTTCGTGGATCGGATGGCAATCCGTTAAATACGTTAGCCAGCATCCCCACTTTTTAAGAGATTTAAAACATTCTGTCAAAGCCTACGCCCAAGCCATTAGTGATTTTGTGGACTCGTTACAAAGTCTACGCCTAAATATGGCTCAGGTACGAGTAGAGTTAAAAAAGAGTGAAAAGACCCTTAACGAAATTCAACAATCGGTCGACCGTTTCCAATACAAGTTGAAGCCGCGGATGGCAAAAATTAATGAGTTGCAAAACCATCTTAGCAACGAGCTTAACCAAGTACAAAAGGAAGTTGTTGATAAAAAAAGAAAATGA
- a CDS encoding HIT family protein, whose amino-acid sequence MDENCVFCKIISGDIPSYTVYEDDVVKAFLDISQGTPGHTLVIPKKHVPDIFSYDPQLAADVFSRIPKIARAVRDSNPDIKGMNIINNNGKIAYQSVFHSHFHLVPRYTDHDDFGMRFVDNSSHYDEAQLTKIQNQIKDNLGE is encoded by the coding sequence ATGGACGAAAATTGTGTATTTTGTAAAATCATCAGTGGCGATATCCCTAGCTACACCGTCTACGAAGACGACGTGGTAAAAGCCTTTCTGGATATTTCGCAAGGAACTCCCGGCCATACATTAGTAATTCCCAAAAAGCACGTTCCAGATATTTTCAGTTACGATCCCCAACTTGCGGCTGACGTATTCTCACGGATACCTAAGATTGCCAGAGCCGTCCGCGATAGCAATCCGGACATTAAGGGAATGAATATTATTAACAATAATGGCAAAATCGCGTACCAAAGCGTTTTCCATTCTCATTTCCATCTCGTTCCTCGTTACACCGACCATGACGATTTTGGCATGCGGTTTGTTGACAATAGTAGTCACTACGATGAAGCTCAATTAACCAAAATTCAAAATCAAATCAAAGATAATTTAGGTGAATAG
- a CDS encoding ABC transporter ATP-binding protein, producing the protein MTLKIEHLTGGYTQTPVIKDINLEVHEGELVGLIGLNGAGKSTTINHVIGLLQPMQGSISLDDVQLSQQPAAYKAQLAYIPEMPVLYDELTLREHLELTIKAYELDKEAAWQRAMRLLEKFRLANKLEWFPANFSKGMRQKVMIVCAFMTDARLFVIDEPFLGLDPLAIDDLLGIINEKKAQGAAVLMSTHVLDTAEKYCDRFALLNEGELKAVGTLNDFQAQFNAPKASLNDIYLAIAKGERHE; encoded by the coding sequence TTGACGCTAAAGATTGAGCATTTGACCGGTGGATACACGCAAACGCCAGTCATTAAAGACATAAATTTAGAAGTGCATGAAGGAGAACTAGTCGGCTTAATTGGGTTAAATGGTGCTGGAAAGTCAACTACCATTAATCACGTAATTGGTTTATTGCAGCCCATGCAAGGATCCATTAGTTTGGACGACGTTCAACTAAGCCAGCAGCCGGCGGCATACAAAGCCCAGTTGGCTTACATTCCGGAAATGCCTGTGCTGTATGATGAATTAACCTTAAGAGAGCATTTAGAACTGACTATTAAAGCTTACGAACTTGATAAGGAAGCTGCGTGGCAACGGGCAATGCGGCTTTTAGAAAAGTTCCGGTTAGCAAATAAGTTGGAATGGTTTCCAGCTAACTTTTCTAAAGGGATGCGGCAAAAGGTGATGATTGTTTGTGCCTTTATGACTGATGCCCGACTTTTTGTGATTGACGAGCCATTCTTAGGTTTGGATCCTTTGGCGATTGATGATCTCTTGGGGATTATCAACGAAAAGAAAGCACAAGGAGCGGCAGTCCTCATGTCTACCCACGTGCTTGACACGGCGGAAAAATATTGCGACCGATTTGCTTTGCTAAACGAAGGGGAATTAAAGGCGGTTGGCACGCTTAACGATTTTCAAGCTCAATTTAACGCTCCCAAAGCCAGTTTGAACGATATCTATTTAGCAATTGCAAAGGGTGAGCGGCATGAATGA
- a CDS encoding ABC transporter permease: protein MNELWQRRAKDYQNEILKYLKYVLNDHLVLALLFFGGGLGLAYANWLKTLQPLPSYGLCLVVVVTFLLTLFGQPVLLLKNPDPVFLLGQEKNIASYLKKSLRRTLISALVPVGIGSIILFPLLALAFHQLVWVLTVILTTVLGSFVNILTRYQGYYFAGSRLGRGITLVIDAIIVSLVTVHPLIAATLMVIWLLLEWRRLGWLMKNGRFDWQSAVEAEQKRMGRLYRFFSLFTTVKNLPVKAKRRRYADGVVKFLAGKSSMFSYLYSIMIVRSGDRGSLMLRLLFLGMLVSAYSDQMWLKLMVGALTTYLIVIQLVDVYRPVQANTMVQVYPVDAEMAQRGLLSVLKRIILLSAILVTLAGCVTNFTIAFLGWAVVVQSATTLWLTRWLVPRYIKKINK from the coding sequence ATGAATGAACTCTGGCAACGACGCGCTAAAGATTATCAAAATGAAATCCTCAAATATTTAAAATACGTATTAAATGATCACTTAGTTTTAGCACTACTATTCTTTGGCGGTGGACTGGGACTGGCGTATGCTAATTGGCTAAAGACATTGCAACCTTTACCAAGCTATGGGTTGTGCTTGGTGGTGGTAGTTACGTTCCTGTTAACCTTATTTGGACAACCCGTGCTATTGTTAAAAAACCCCGACCCAGTATTTTTGTTAGGGCAAGAAAAAAACATTGCGAGCTACTTAAAAAAATCGTTACGCCGGACGCTAATTTCGGCTTTGGTGCCGGTCGGAATTGGTAGCATAATACTTTTTCCGCTTTTAGCCCTGGCTTTTCATCAGTTAGTTTGGGTACTGACGGTGATTTTAACGACGGTGTTAGGTAGCTTTGTGAACATATTAACTCGTTACCAAGGCTATTATTTTGCAGGTTCCCGGCTAGGGCGGGGGATTACTCTGGTCATTGACGCAATTATTGTTAGCTTGGTTACGGTACATCCCTTAATTGCTGCTACATTAATGGTGATCTGGCTGTTGTTAGAATGGCGACGTTTAGGATGGTTGATGAAAAATGGGCGCTTTGACTGGCAATCCGCAGTAGAGGCGGAGCAAAAGCGCATGGGGCGGTTATATCGTTTCTTTAGCTTATTTACCACCGTGAAAAACTTACCTGTTAAAGCTAAACGGCGCCGTTATGCGGACGGGGTGGTAAAGTTCTTGGCGGGAAAATCATCGATGTTTTCCTATTTATACTCGATTATGATTGTGCGTAGCGGTGATCGAGGAAGCTTAATGCTACGACTTTTATTTTTGGGGATGTTAGTTTCAGCGTACAGCGATCAAATGTGGTTGAAATTAATGGTAGGAGCTTTAACGACCTATCTGATAGTTATTCAGTTAGTTGACGTATATCGGCCGGTTCAGGCAAACACAATGGTGCAGGTGTATCCCGTTGATGCAGAAATGGCGCAAAGGGGCTTGTTATCTGTCTTAAAAAGAATCATACTATTAAGCGCGATTTTAGTGACACTAGCTGGTTGTGTAACTAACTTTACAATTGCGTTTTTAGGGTGGGCGGTCGTAGTTCAGTCGGCGACGACGCTATGGCTAACCCGGTGGCTTGTGCCACGTTACATTAAAAAAATAAACAAATAA
- the trmB gene encoding tRNA (guanosine(46)-N7)-methyltransferase TrmB, producing MRVRNKPWAPKLIAEHPEMVVENGQAYKGKWHERFAKQQPLWIEVGTGKGQFIINMAKKYPQYNFIGIEIQKTVVAIALKNALAEELPNLQFLHADGAELTDYFADGEVDQLFLNFSDPWPKTRHEKRRLTYKSFLKVYEQILVEHGKLEFKTDNQGLFEYSLTSLNNYGMVFEGVWLDLHNSPENADNVETEYEHKFSEKGQPIYKLVAHF from the coding sequence ATGCGAGTAAGAAATAAACCTTGGGCTCCAAAATTAATTGCGGAACACCCTGAAATGGTCGTGGAAAATGGTCAAGCTTATAAAGGAAAGTGGCATGAACGTTTTGCCAAGCAACAACCACTATGGATTGAAGTGGGGACTGGAAAGGGCCAATTTATTATCAATATGGCCAAAAAATACCCCCAATATAACTTCATTGGGATTGAAATTCAAAAGACGGTGGTGGCAATTGCCTTAAAGAACGCTTTAGCCGAAGAATTGCCTAACTTACAATTTTTGCATGCAGACGGTGCAGAATTAACCGATTATTTTGCGGATGGCGAAGTGGACCAACTCTTTTTAAACTTTTCGGATCCTTGGCCTAAAACCCGGCATGAAAAACGCCGATTAACTTATAAAAGCTTCTTAAAAGTTTATGAACAAATTTTAGTTGAACATGGTAAATTAGAATTTAAGACGGATAACCAAGGACTATTTGAATATTCATTGACGAGCTTGAATAATTACGGGATGGTTTTTGAAGGAGTCTGGCTAGATTTACACAATAGTCCGGAAAATGCAGACAATGTGGAGACGGAATACGAACATAAGTTTAGTGAAAAAGGCCAACCAATCTACAAGTTAGTTGCTCATTTTTAG
- a CDS encoding PepSY domain-containing protein, with amino-acid sequence MSSKTSALTALTITALTSFAVGTLVATQVKGHRKVRPQAALARVRRSFEEKGPVEGAWIESKPSPLNRHGLKASVYYGGITKYENNELIQYEFIADAYTGTIIDIYRR; translated from the coding sequence ATGTCATCTAAAACATCTGCGCTAACCGCATTAACCATTACCGCTTTAACTTCATTCGCCGTGGGAACGCTGGTGGCCACCCAAGTCAAGGGACACCGTAAAGTTCGGCCCCAAGCCGCACTTGCCCGCGTTCGACGTTCCTTTGAAGAAAAGGGACCCGTTGAAGGCGCTTGGATTGAATCCAAGCCATCTCCCCTCAACCGTCACGGTTTAAAAGCCTCCGTATATTACGGAGGAATCACTAAGTACGAAAATAACGAACTAATTCAATATGAGTTCATTGCCGATGCATACACCGGTACAATTATCGACATTTACCGTCGTTAA
- a CDS encoding DUF4479 and tRNA-binding domain-containing protein gives MLVASYNPKTMGDILITMVNPDAEKQAVEQKENVVRIFDVDSNVTTGYNFLEVSTKLPDLEGHGPVTLTTAQVAKLNEQLRQAGFEDELVADESPKFVVGYVKAVKPHPDSDHLQITETEVDNGEILQIVSGSPNMKADIKVVVAKVGAMMPDGMIIWPGELRGVSSNGMIASGRELKLKNAPQKKGALILPDDFEVGTAFDFAKGNHIFD, from the coding sequence ATGTTAGTAGCTAGTTATAATCCAAAAACAATGGGAGATATTTTAATTACCATGGTCAATCCTGACGCGGAAAAACAAGCCGTGGAACAAAAAGAAAACGTAGTGCGGATTTTTGATGTCGATAGTAACGTTACTACCGGGTATAACTTCTTGGAAGTTAGCACCAAATTACCTGATTTAGAAGGACACGGACCAGTTACTCTAACCACTGCACAGGTTGCAAAGTTGAACGAGCAGTTACGTCAAGCAGGATTTGAAGACGAGTTAGTTGCTGACGAAAGCCCTAAATTTGTGGTTGGATACGTTAAGGCAGTTAAGCCACACCCTGATTCTGACCACCTACAAATTACCGAAACCGAAGTTGATAACGGCGAAATTCTACAAATCGTTAGTGGTTCGCCTAATATGAAAGCTGACATTAAAGTTGTGGTTGCTAAGGTAGGAGCCATGATGCCCGATGGGATGATTATTTGGCCGGGTGAACTCCGGGGCGTATCTAGCAACGGAATGATTGCTTCTGGCCGGGAATTAAAATTAAAAAATGCGCCGCAAAAAAAAGGTGCACTGATCTTACCAGATGATTTTGAAGTGGGAACGGCTTTTGATTTCGCTAAGGGAAATCATATTTTTGACTAA